A stretch of the Arachis stenosperma cultivar V10309 chromosome 6, arast.V10309.gnm1.PFL2, whole genome shotgun sequence genome encodes the following:
- the LOC130935128 gene encoding (S)-8-oxocitronellyl enol synthase CYC2-like, with protein MSWWWERSTGAAAKNISNEIDESSQNLQNVALIIGVTGIVGNSLAEILSLQNTPGGPWKVYGVARRNRPAWNTNHPVHYVQCDISNPNDVVLKLSPLTDVTHIFYVSWTSKSTEAQNIEVNGSMFRNVLNALIPNAPNLRHVSLQTGVKHYVGPFELFGKIKANEPPFTEDLPRVNAPNFYYTLEDILFEMTQKKKGLTWFINRPRVIFGFSPYSLMNLIGTLCVYAAICKHEGVPLRFPGTKAAWECYSAASDANLIAEQHVWGAVDARARNEAFNVSNGDVFRWKHLWKVLAEKFGIEEYGFVEGSSLRLSELMKDKGGVWDEIVKKNNLQATKLEDVGDWWFADIILGMEAVLDNMNKAKEHGFLGFRDSKKSFINWIERTKAYKIVP; from the exons atgagctGGTGGTGGGAAAGATCTACTGGAGCTGCAGCCAAG AATATATCCAATGAAATCGATGAATCATCACAAAACTTGCAAAATGTGGCATTGATTATAGGCGTGACAGGCATTGTAGGCAATAGTCTAGCCGAAATTCTCTCTCTCCAAAACACACCAGGTGGTCCATGGAAGGTTTACGGCGTAGCGCGGCGTAATCGACCGGCATGGAACACCAACCACCCTGTCCACTATGTTCAATGCGACATCTCGAACCCAAACGACGTCGTGTTGAAGCTCTCACCGCTAACTGACGTCACACACATATTTTATGTCTCATGGACCAGCAAGTCCACTGAGGCCCAAAATATTGAAGTCAACGGGTCCATGTTCCGCAACGTCCTCAACGCTCTAATTCCAAACGCTCCCAATCTCCGCCACGTGTCTCTCCAAACAGGAGTCAAACACTATGTAGGGCCCTTTGAGCTTTTCGGAAAGATCAAGGCCAACGAGCCACCTTTCACTGAAGACTTGCCACGTGTTAATGCACCAAACTTTTACTACACCCTCGAGGACATATTGTTTGAAATGACCCAAAAGAAAAAAGGCCTAACATGGTTTATAAATAGGCCACGAGTTATCTTTGGATTTTCACCGTATAGCCTGATGAATCTTATAGGAACCCTTTGTGTTTACGCAGCTATTTGTAAACACGAAGGCGTTCCGTTAAGATTCCCAGGAACCAAAGCTGCATGGGAGTGTTACTCAGCGGCTTCAGATGCCAATTTGATTGCGGAGCAGCACGTGTGGGGTGCAGTGGACGCACGTGCGAGAAACGAAGCGTTTAACGTTAGTAACGGTGACGTGTTTAGGTGGAAGCATTTGTGGAAGGTGTTGGCAGAGAAGTTTGGGATTGAAGAGTATGGGTTTGTTGAGGGTTCGAGTTTGAGGTTGTCGGAATTGATGAAAGACAAAGGTGGTGTTTGGGATGAGATTGTGAAAAAGAATAATTTGCAAGCTACTAAGCTTGAAGATGTTGGTGATTGGTGGTTTGCGGATATTATATTGGGAATGGAGGCTGTTTTGGATAACATGAACAAAGCCAAAGAGCATGGCTTTTTGGGATTTAGAGACTCCAAGAAATCATTTATAAATTGGATAGAAAGGACCAAAGCTTACAAAATTGTGCCATGA